One segment of Streptomyces sp. NBC_00576 DNA contains the following:
- a CDS encoding TetR/AcrR family transcriptional regulator, giving the protein MEFEGADPGTVRPGGRTARVRAAVLRAAGDALAEQGFAHLDLADVARRAEVGKTTVYRRWGTVTNLVADLLLDMAEQSLPRTETGSLLGDLKANARLVQSTLADPRQGSLFKAVIAAATCEAKTAEALHRFYDIRVKEWAPCVQQAVDRGELPEGTDVHEVIRAVSAPLYYRLLTTDDRLDEAAADQAAEAAAAAARAGAYVRGV; this is encoded by the coding sequence ATGGAGTTCGAGGGTGCTGACCCGGGGACCGTCCGTCCTGGCGGGCGTACGGCGCGGGTGCGGGCGGCGGTGCTGCGGGCGGCCGGGGACGCCTTGGCCGAGCAGGGCTTCGCCCACCTGGACCTCGCCGACGTCGCGCGCCGTGCCGAGGTGGGCAAGACCACCGTCTACCGCCGCTGGGGAACGGTGACCAACCTGGTGGCCGACTTGCTGCTGGACATGGCGGAGCAGTCGCTGCCACGGACCGAGACCGGCTCGCTGCTCGGCGACCTCAAGGCCAACGCCCGGCTCGTGCAGAGCACCTTGGCCGACCCTCGGCAGGGATCACTGTTCAAGGCAGTGATCGCCGCCGCCACCTGCGAGGCGAAGACAGCCGAGGCCCTGCACCGCTTCTACGACATCCGCGTCAAGGAGTGGGCACCCTGCGTCCAGCAGGCCGTCGACCGGGGCGAGTTGCCTGAGGGCACCGATGTCCATGAGGTGATCCGCGCCGTCTCCGCCCCCCTCTACTACCGCCTGCTGACCACCGACGACCGCCTCGACGAAGCCGCAGCAGACCAGGCCGCCGAGGCCGCCGCAGCCGCAGCGCGCGCGGGAGCATACGTGCGGGGCGTGTGA
- a CDS encoding sensor histidine kinase, which yields MARTSERLRPRSVRAKIVALLMLPVVSLMALWSFAAVTTASTIGDAERAKDVNSELLAPVADFVTAIQTERTVSARYAADPKSGDADVLTRTQAATDNTTEALLAGINSSSSDAALLNSALPDRLDKLTDDAKGLAALRASQSGGNKNATKAESIASTAYTAYTGIVEDAFAVTGALTGEKGTTTASEARVVLELSRAREALAQEQALLAAGGAAGKLTDEQYALFVGAVTVQRGLLKPAVADLKPEHQKAYNTLLESGSYDQLAAIENRVRSAGPGESAVSDGLLRGWDDSASTVLRSLAKAETEAGTAAAAKANPFGWDTLGASGIAVVLGLVGVLLSLLVSVSVGRGLIVELLDLRNSALEVAGRRLPQAMRRLHAGQGVDIDVEAPMRRLAGDELAQVGTALTAVQRAALKAAAERAELLSGISGVYVSLARRSQVLLHRQLDILDRLEQRPRDQDELQDLYRVDYLATRMRRHSESLLILSGIAPGRGWRDPIPLADTLRAAVAEIEDATRVQIWAVPRVSLNGGSVADVIHLLAELVENAASFSPPSTKVQLRAARLRDGVVIEVEDSGFGMNEDAMADANRKLQSEKVDLLDAKQIGLFVVNRLATRQGLRVELRNSPNGGVTAAVLIPENLLRDDMPVHEHEHELAATENGGGGRTPAPAAALIPRQRGE from the coding sequence ATGGCTCGCACCTCCGAACGACTGCGCCCCAGATCCGTCCGGGCGAAGATCGTCGCCCTGCTGATGCTGCCCGTCGTCTCCCTCATGGCTCTGTGGAGCTTCGCCGCGGTCACCACCGCCTCCACCATCGGTGACGCCGAGCGGGCCAAGGACGTCAACTCCGAACTGCTCGCCCCGGTCGCCGACTTCGTCACCGCGATACAGACCGAGCGCACCGTCTCCGCCCGCTACGCCGCCGACCCGAAGTCTGGCGACGCGGACGTCCTGACGCGAACCCAGGCAGCCACCGACAACACCACCGAGGCCCTGCTCGCCGGCATCAACTCCTCCAGCTCCGACGCCGCGCTCCTCAACTCCGCACTGCCCGACCGCCTCGACAAACTCACCGACGACGCCAAGGGGCTCGCGGCGCTCCGCGCGTCACAGAGCGGCGGCAACAAGAACGCGACGAAGGCTGAGTCCATCGCGTCCACGGCGTACACGGCATACACCGGCATCGTCGAGGACGCCTTCGCCGTCACCGGCGCGCTCACCGGGGAGAAGGGCACGACCACCGCGTCCGAGGCCCGCGTCGTCCTCGAACTCTCCCGCGCCCGCGAGGCCTTGGCCCAGGAGCAGGCGCTCCTCGCGGCGGGCGGCGCGGCCGGGAAGCTCACCGACGAGCAGTACGCGCTGTTCGTCGGAGCGGTCACCGTCCAGCGGGGCCTGCTGAAGCCGGCGGTCGCCGATCTGAAGCCCGAGCACCAGAAGGCGTACAACACGCTTCTGGAGAGCGGGAGTTACGACCAGCTCGCGGCGATCGAGAATCGCGTACGCAGCGCCGGACCCGGCGAATCGGCCGTGTCCGACGGCCTGTTGAGGGGCTGGGACGACTCCGCGAGCACAGTACTGAGGTCCCTCGCCAAGGCCGAGACCGAGGCCGGTACGGCCGCCGCCGCCAAGGCGAACCCCTTCGGCTGGGACACGCTCGGCGCCTCCGGAATCGCCGTCGTCCTGGGCCTGGTAGGCGTGTTGCTGTCCCTCCTCGTCTCCGTGTCGGTCGGGCGCGGACTGATCGTGGAGCTTCTCGACCTGCGCAACTCGGCCCTCGAAGTCGCCGGCCGCCGGCTACCGCAGGCCATGCGGCGCCTGCACGCCGGGCAGGGCGTCGACATCGACGTCGAGGCCCCGATGCGACGCCTCGCCGGGGACGAACTCGCCCAGGTGGGCACCGCGTTGACGGCCGTACAGCGGGCGGCGCTCAAGGCGGCCGCCGAGCGCGCCGAACTCCTCAGCGGCATCTCCGGCGTGTACGTCAGTCTCGCCCGCCGCAGCCAGGTGCTGCTGCACCGCCAGCTCGACATCCTCGACCGGCTGGAGCAACGCCCGCGAGACCAGGACGAGTTGCAGGACCTGTACCGCGTCGACTACCTCGCCACCCGGATGCGCCGCCACTCCGAGAGCCTCCTCATCCTGTCCGGCATCGCGCCCGGCCGCGGCTGGCGGGACCCGATCCCGCTGGCGGACACCCTGCGCGCGGCGGTGGCCGAGATCGAGGACGCGACGAGGGTCCAGATCTGGGCCGTACCCCGGGTCTCCCTGAACGGCGGCTCGGTGGCCGACGTCATCCATCTCCTCGCCGAACTCGTCGAGAACGCCGCCTCGTTCTCCCCGCCCAGCACCAAGGTGCAGCTGCGCGCGGCCCGGCTGCGCGACGGTGTCGTCATCGAGGTCGAGGACAGCGGCTTCGGCATGAACGAGGACGCGATGGCCGACGCCAACCGCAAGCTCCAGTCGGAGAAGGTCGACCTCCTCGACGCCAAGCAGATCGGCCTGTTCGTGGTGAACCGCCTCGCGACCCGCCAGGGCCTGCGCGTCGAACTCCGCAACTCCCCGAACGGCGGCGTCACCGCGGCCGTCCTCATCCCGGAGAACCTGCTGCGCGACGACATGCCGGTGCATGAACACGAGCACGAGCTGGCGGCGACGGAGAACGGCGGAGGCGGCCGGACGCCGGCACCGGCGGCGGCGCTGATTCCGCGGCAGCGGGGCGAGTAG
- a CDS encoding MHYT domain-containing protein gives MGHMDHFSAGWVTPVLSYAMACLGSALGLRCTVRALESDGASKRNWLTLASFAIGSGIWTMHFVAMMGFSVEGTPIRYDVPLTVLSLVAAIAVVAAGVFTAGYGRSRVRSVILGGLGTGLGVAAMHYAGMYALNLHGDISYDPLLVAASVAIAVVAATAALTLTLIVRGPVLATIAALVMGLAVSSMHYTAMFAVEVTLAPSSAELPGATSTEFLFPLAVLLGSFLFLASAYVALSPTGKREEAAFAAELLREVELSTA, from the coding sequence ATGGGCCACATGGACCACTTCAGTGCCGGATGGGTCACCCCCGTTCTCTCCTACGCGATGGCCTGTCTGGGCTCCGCGCTCGGACTGCGCTGCACCGTACGGGCGTTGGAATCGGACGGCGCCTCCAAGCGGAACTGGCTGACGCTGGCCTCGTTCGCGATCGGGTCCGGCATCTGGACCATGCACTTCGTCGCGATGATGGGCTTCAGCGTGGAGGGCACCCCCATCCGCTACGACGTCCCGCTCACCGTCCTCAGCCTCGTTGCCGCGATCGCCGTCGTCGCCGCCGGTGTCTTCACCGCCGGGTACGGCCGCTCCCGCGTCAGGTCGGTCATCCTGGGCGGCCTCGGCACGGGGCTCGGGGTCGCCGCGATGCACTACGCCGGCATGTACGCGCTCAACCTGCACGGCGACATCTCGTACGACCCGCTGCTCGTCGCCGCCTCCGTCGCGATCGCCGTCGTCGCCGCGACCGCCGCGCTGACGCTCACGCTGATCGTGCGCGGGCCCGTGCTTGCGACGATCGCCGCGCTGGTCATGGGGCTCGCGGTGAGCAGCATGCACTACACGGCGATGTTCGCGGTGGAGGTCACGCTCGCGCCCAGCAGCGCGGAGTTGCCGGGGGCCACGTCGACGGAGTTCCTGTTCCCGTTGGCCGTGCTGCTCGGGTCGTTCCTGTTCCTGGCGTCGGCGTATGTCGCGCTGTCGCCGACGGGGAAGCGGGAGGAAGCGGCGTTCGCGGCGGAGTTGCTCCGCGAGGTCGAGCTGTCCACGGCCTGA
- a CDS encoding peptidoglycan recognition protein family protein: MSVPPPSSPSPAPSHRRKIPLTRRGMIGAAGAVAVGGALTPVVFAATNGEDSSSTTTDSASGTSGTSGTEPQKFPATRTEAATGTAEANAAFAISYVGVRWSGTAGGAGIKFADGAASPGKWQELSGGCATVEGGGTKLVAAGDATGYELKLPDGVSVSGAQSLAIDTTGGAGKTFRVPTEPTRVRGVQYLSRPAWGADESKRYKDGKVNSPEVYYPFQTVTVHHTDTPNADPDPASTVRGIYEYHAITLDWGDIGYHFLIDEAGDVYEGRYSGDDLVPAFDKDGKLVTAFHTGGFNSGNLGIALIGTLVDQPPTDAAKASLIRLIKVIARFKGLDPQAKLTYVNPVNGVTKDVNAISGHRDWLATDCPGQTMYDLLGEVRTAVAAGKSA; encoded by the coding sequence GTGTCCGTACCTCCCCCCTCCTCACCCTCCCCGGCTCCGTCCCACCGCCGGAAGATCCCCCTCACCCGGCGCGGCATGATCGGCGCCGCGGGTGCCGTCGCCGTCGGCGGCGCGCTGACCCCGGTGGTCTTCGCGGCCACCAACGGTGAGGACTCCTCCTCCACCACGACGGACAGCGCGTCCGGGACGTCCGGCACTTCGGGTACCGAGCCGCAGAAGTTCCCGGCCACCCGTACCGAGGCCGCCACCGGCACCGCCGAGGCCAATGCGGCCTTCGCCATCTCGTACGTCGGTGTGCGCTGGAGCGGTACGGCTGGCGGTGCCGGGATCAAGTTCGCGGACGGTGCCGCCTCGCCCGGCAAGTGGCAGGAGCTGAGCGGCGGTTGCGCGACCGTCGAGGGCGGCGGCACGAAGCTGGTGGCGGCGGGGGACGCCACCGGGTACGAGCTGAAGCTGCCGGACGGCGTGAGCGTGAGCGGGGCGCAGTCGCTGGCGATCGACACGACGGGCGGGGCCGGCAAGACCTTCCGGGTGCCGACCGAGCCGACCCGGGTGCGTGGGGTGCAGTACCTGTCGCGGCCGGCGTGGGGCGCCGACGAGTCGAAGCGGTACAAGGACGGGAAGGTCAACTCGCCCGAGGTGTACTACCCGTTCCAGACGGTCACCGTCCACCACACGGACACCCCGAACGCCGACCCCGACCCGGCGTCGACCGTGCGCGGCATCTACGAGTACCACGCGATCACCCTCGACTGGGGTGACATCGGCTACCACTTCCTCATCGACGAGGCGGGCGACGTCTACGAGGGCCGCTACTCCGGCGACGACCTCGTCCCGGCCTTCGACAAGGACGGCAAGCTCGTCACCGCCTTCCACACCGGCGGCTTCAACTCCGGCAACCTCGGCATCGCCCTCATCGGCACGCTGGTCGACCAGCCGCCGACGGACGCGGCCAAGGCATCGCTGATCCGCCTGATCAAGGTGATCGCCCGCTTCAAGGGCCTGGACCCGCAGGCGAAGCTGACCTATGTGAACCCGGTCAACGGGGTCACGAAGGACGTCAACGCGATCAGCGGCCACCGCGACTGGCTGGCGACCGACTGCCCCGGCCAGACGATGTACGACCTCCTCGGCGAAGTCCGCACGGCCGTCGCCGCCGGCAAGTCCGCCTGA
- a CDS encoding 4-(cytidine 5'-diphospho)-2-C-methyl-D-erythritol kinase: MSVTVRVPAKVNVQLAVGAARPDGFHDLANVFLAVGLFDEVTVTPAAELRVTCEGPDAAQVPLDGTNLAARAAVALAERYGRTPAVHIHIAKDIPVAGGMAGGSADGAGALLACDALWGTGASRVELLDICAELGSDVPFSLVGGAALGIGRGEKLTVLETGGTFHWVFAVAERGLSTPAVFREFDRLVAVADSDVPMPVASPELLDALAKGDPDALAATVSNDLQPAALSLFPALADTLAAGRAAGALTALVSGSGPTTAFLARDAVAAQHVAEALSASGTCRAVRVAAGPVPGASVL, encoded by the coding sequence GTGAGCGTGACGGTTCGGGTTCCCGCCAAGGTCAACGTCCAGCTCGCGGTGGGTGCCGCGCGTCCCGACGGATTCCACGACCTCGCCAATGTCTTCCTCGCCGTCGGCCTGTTCGACGAGGTGACCGTCACCCCTGCCGCTGAGCTGCGGGTCACCTGCGAAGGACCGGACGCGGCCCAAGTCCCCCTCGACGGTACGAATCTCGCCGCCCGCGCCGCTGTCGCGCTCGCCGAGCGGTACGGCCGTACGCCCGCCGTGCACATCCACATCGCCAAGGACATCCCCGTCGCCGGTGGGATGGCGGGCGGCAGTGCCGACGGCGCCGGTGCGTTGCTCGCCTGCGACGCGTTGTGGGGGACCGGGGCCTCGCGCGTCGAACTCCTCGACATCTGCGCCGAGTTGGGCAGTGACGTGCCCTTCAGTCTGGTGGGCGGGGCCGCGCTCGGGATCGGGCGCGGGGAGAAGCTGACGGTCCTGGAGACCGGCGGTACCTTCCACTGGGTGTTCGCGGTGGCGGAGCGCGGGCTGTCGACGCCGGCTGTCTTCCGGGAGTTCGACCGGCTGGTTGCGGTCGCGGACAGTGACGTCCCGATGCCCGTCGCCTCGCCGGAGCTGCTCGACGCGCTCGCCAAGGGCGACCCCGACGCGCTCGCCGCCACCGTCTCCAACGACCTCCAGCCTGCCGCTCTCTCCCTCTTCCCGGCCCTCGCCGACACCCTCGCCGCAGGTCGCGCGGCGGGTGCGCTGACCGCTCTGGTCTCGGGTTCCGGTCCGACGACGGCGTTTCTCGCCCGGGACGCGGTGGCCGCGCAGCATGTCGCGGAGGCGCTGTCGGCGTCCGGCACCTGTCGTGCCGTACGGGTGGCCGCAGGTCCGGTACCGGGCGCGAGTGTGCTGTAA
- the rsmA gene encoding 16S rRNA (adenine(1518)-N(6)/adenine(1519)-N(6))-dimethyltransferase RsmA → MSTSPASDALLGPADVRELADVLGVRPTKQRGQNFVIDANTVRRIVRTAGVRPDDVVVEVGPGLGSLTLALLEAADRVVAVEIDDVLAGALPATVAARMPARADRFALVHSDAMRVTELPGPPPTALVANLPYNVAVPVLLHMLETFPSIERTLVMVQAEVADRLAAPPGSKVYGVPSVKANWYAEVKRAGSIGRNVFWPAPNVDSGLVSLVRRAEPLKTTAARREVFAVVDAAFAQRRKTLRAALAGWAGSAAAAETALVAAGVSPQARGESLSVEEFVRIAENKVQQHTGDEESGQL, encoded by the coding sequence GTGAGTACCAGCCCCGCCTCCGATGCCCTTCTCGGTCCCGCTGATGTCCGTGAGCTGGCCGACGTCCTCGGCGTCCGGCCCACCAAGCAGCGCGGGCAGAACTTCGTGATCGACGCCAACACGGTCCGCCGTATCGTGCGCACCGCCGGTGTGCGGCCCGACGACGTGGTCGTCGAGGTCGGGCCTGGGCTCGGTTCGCTCACCCTCGCGTTGCTGGAGGCCGCCGACCGGGTCGTGGCCGTCGAGATCGACGACGTGCTCGCGGGCGCGCTGCCCGCCACCGTCGCCGCCCGGATGCCCGCCCGCGCCGACCGGTTCGCACTCGTGCACTCCGACGCCATGCGCGTCACCGAACTGCCGGGGCCCCCGCCCACCGCACTGGTCGCGAATCTGCCGTACAACGTCGCCGTGCCTGTGCTGCTGCACATGCTGGAGACGTTCCCGAGTATTGAGCGGACGCTCGTCATGGTGCAGGCGGAGGTCGCCGACCGGCTTGCCGCGCCGCCCGGGTCGAAGGTGTACGGCGTTCCGTCCGTGAAGGCCAACTGGTACGCAGAGGTCAAGCGGGCCGGTTCCATCGGGCGCAACGTCTTCTGGCCCGCGCCCAACGTCGACAGCGGGCTTGTTTCGCTCGTCCGGCGTGCCGAACCGTTGAAGACGACCGCCGCGCGGCGCGAGGTCTTCGCGGTTGTGGATGCCGCCTTCGCGCAGCGGCGCAAGACCCTGCGCGCCGCGCTCGCCGGCTGGGCCGGGTCGGCCGCCGCCGCCGAGACGGCCCTCGTCGCCGCCGGTGTCTCCCCGCAGGCCCGCGGCGAGTCCCTGAGCGTCGAGGAGTTCGTCCGCATCGCGGAGAACAAGGTCCAACAGCACACTGGTGATGAGGAGTCCGGGCAGCTGTGA
- a CDS encoding VOC family protein: MELTQIRLLVSDFPAVYRFYRDVLGLKPQFEAENGPYAKLSPDTGHAAIALQDRAQMADVLERLGAEPEGYRALVVLRMDDLDAAHAELTARGADFIRDPGPMGDRMRVAYLEDPDGNLIELQEWLALREQADNVP; this comes from the coding sequence ATGGAACTCACCCAGATACGCCTGCTGGTGTCCGACTTCCCCGCCGTCTACCGCTTCTACCGGGACGTGCTCGGGCTCAAGCCGCAGTTCGAGGCCGAGAACGGCCCGTACGCCAAGCTCAGCCCCGACACCGGGCACGCCGCGATCGCGCTGCAGGACCGGGCGCAGATGGCCGACGTACTGGAGCGGTTGGGGGCCGAGCCGGAGGGATACCGCGCGCTGGTGGTGCTGCGGATGGATGATCTGGACGCCGCCCACGCCGAACTGACCGCGCGAGGGGCGGATTTCATCCGGGACCCGGGCCCGATGGGCGACCGGATGCGGGTCGCTTACCTGGAGGACCCGGACGGGAACCTGATCGAGCTGCAGGAATGGCTGGCGCTGCGCGAGCAGGCTGACAACGTGCCGTAG
- a CDS encoding class I SAM-dependent methyltransferase, translating to MTVVPDLFDYDAELRLHNELFRAAARVGSRDRVLDIGCGTGQTTREAARAAVQGSAVGVDLSAPMLERARRLSDDQGLTNVTYQQADAQVHRFPPARFDLCISRFGTMFFADPVAAFTNIGRALRPGARLVLLVWQERDRNEWATAIRQTLTAESAAPAAPPVPHGPDPFSLADPTVTEGILAAAGFAEVSFTDVHEPVYYGPDGATAFDAVLRLWEVRDLLANLEPTVAEQARTRLRTTLDAHTTTAGVHFDSHAWIVTARRGH from the coding sequence GTGACGGTAGTGCCCGACCTGTTCGACTACGACGCTGAACTGCGCCTGCACAACGAACTCTTCCGCGCCGCTGCCCGCGTCGGCTCTCGCGACCGTGTGCTCGACATCGGCTGTGGCACGGGCCAGACGACGCGGGAGGCGGCCCGCGCCGCCGTTCAGGGAAGCGCTGTGGGCGTCGATCTCTCCGCGCCCATGCTCGAACGGGCCCGCCGACTCAGCGACGACCAGGGACTGACCAACGTCACCTACCAGCAGGCCGACGCCCAGGTTCACCGCTTTCCACCGGCGCGTTTCGACCTCTGCATCAGCAGGTTCGGAACGATGTTCTTCGCCGACCCGGTCGCCGCGTTCACCAACATCGGGCGTGCTTTGCGCCCCGGGGCGCGCCTGGTACTGCTGGTCTGGCAAGAGCGCGACCGCAACGAGTGGGCCACCGCGATCCGCCAGACCCTCACCGCCGAATCAGCCGCACCAGCCGCACCACCCGTACCCCACGGTCCGGACCCGTTCTCCCTCGCCGACCCGACCGTCACGGAAGGCATCCTCGCGGCGGCCGGCTTCGCGGAAGTCAGCTTCACCGACGTACACGAGCCCGTCTACTACGGCCCGGACGGCGCCACCGCCTTCGACGCCGTGCTCCGCCTCTGGGAAGTCAGGGACCTGCTCGCCAACCTCGAGCCCACGGTGGCAGAGCAAGCCCGCACGCGGCTACGCACCACCCTCGACGCCCACACCACCACCGCCGGCGTGCACTTCGACTCGCACGCCTGGATCGTCACAGCTCGCCGCGGCCACTGA
- a CDS encoding alpha/beta fold hydrolase — translation MTDHLSHGEQLVEIETEIETEIETETEADGVELCIETFGNPANPAILLIDGATASMLWWETELCEQIARGDRFVIRYDNRDTGRSTSYPPGRPGYRYTDLAGDALGILDALNVERAHVVCRSMSGGIGLILGVDHPDRAESLTFVSTSTGEDGLPSPSDELTSTTPADPDPADSGSVVDFVVASAKACSGGSPYFDEAAMRALVERDVARTHDMASTLVNHYAMSFDGSSRDFASIKAPTLVVHGDHDPVLPLPHGHALRDAIPGATLLILEGAGHDLPKPLWDVFVPALLQHTGSGRR, via the coding sequence ATGACCGATCACCTTTCGCACGGCGAGCAGCTCGTCGAGATCGAGACCGAGATCGAGACCGAGATCGAAACCGAGACCGAGGCCGACGGTGTCGAGCTGTGCATCGAGACCTTCGGAAATCCCGCGAACCCGGCGATCCTGCTCATCGACGGGGCGACCGCCTCAATGCTGTGGTGGGAAACCGAGCTGTGCGAACAGATCGCGCGTGGCGACCGGTTCGTGATCCGCTACGACAACCGGGACACCGGCCGATCCACCAGCTACCCGCCAGGGCGGCCGGGCTACAGGTACACCGACCTGGCCGGGGACGCGCTCGGCATCCTGGACGCCCTGAACGTCGAGCGCGCACACGTCGTCTGCCGGTCCATGTCCGGCGGAATCGGGCTCATCCTCGGGGTGGACCACCCCGACCGGGCGGAGTCACTGACGTTCGTCTCCACCTCCACGGGCGAGGACGGCCTCCCGTCACCGTCGGACGAGCTCACCAGCACCACCCCCGCCGACCCGGACCCCGCCGATTCGGGCTCGGTGGTGGACTTCGTCGTCGCCTCGGCAAAGGCGTGCTCGGGCGGCTCGCCCTACTTCGACGAGGCCGCCATGCGCGCGCTGGTCGAGCGGGACGTGGCCCGCACGCACGACATGGCGTCCACCCTCGTCAACCACTACGCGATGAGCTTCGACGGTTCGTCCCGCGACTTCGCCTCCATCAAGGCGCCGACCCTGGTGGTGCACGGCGACCACGACCCGGTTCTCCCGCTCCCACACGGACACGCGCTGCGCGACGCGATTCCCGGCGCGACGCTGCTGATCCTGGAAGGCGCCGGACACGATCTGCCGAAGCCGCTGTGGGACGTGTTCGTCCCGGCTCTGCTCCAGCACACCGGAAGCGGCCGACGGTGA
- a CDS encoding LysR family transcriptional regulator codes for MSDVELRHLTTMAAVADEGSFGRAALRLGYTQSTVSQQIAALEKAVGGAVFDRPGGPKPVRITPLGTVVLTHGRELLAKAQVMAAAVDRFKAGDGRVDIGTFQSVSNVFLPLVVRALRDEHPGCDIRLFEEETDQPQVHELDLMFFDGRVDGDVEHRKLLDDPYVLVARPGTFPDGPVRPDRLDGAPMVAHPPICDQARMEQALARRGVRPHFVCRTAGNETVLSMVRAGLGSAILPRLAVHSADIGSDASLRVHDLKPGLPPREIFLLWQAHRTHSPLAARAIEIAVEVAGRIAERA; via the coding sequence ATGTCCGACGTTGAACTGCGGCATCTCACCACGATGGCCGCCGTGGCCGACGAGGGCTCGTTCGGGCGGGCGGCCCTGCGGCTCGGGTACACCCAGTCGACGGTGAGTCAGCAGATCGCGGCTCTGGAGAAAGCCGTCGGCGGTGCCGTGTTCGACCGGCCGGGTGGGCCGAAGCCGGTGCGGATCACCCCACTCGGCACGGTGGTGCTGACCCACGGACGCGAACTGCTGGCGAAGGCGCAGGTGATGGCTGCGGCCGTCGACCGGTTCAAGGCAGGTGACGGCCGGGTCGACATCGGCACCTTCCAGAGCGTGTCCAACGTGTTCCTGCCGCTGGTCGTACGCGCGCTTCGGGACGAGCACCCCGGCTGCGACATCAGGCTGTTCGAGGAGGAGACCGACCAGCCGCAAGTCCATGAGCTCGACCTGATGTTCTTCGACGGCCGCGTCGACGGCGACGTCGAACACCGCAAACTGCTCGACGATCCCTACGTGTTGGTGGCCCGCCCCGGCACCTTCCCCGACGGTCCGGTGCGCCCGGACCGACTCGACGGAGCGCCGATGGTGGCGCACCCGCCGATCTGCGACCAGGCCAGGATGGAGCAGGCGCTGGCCCGCCGCGGCGTTCGACCGCACTTCGTGTGCCGCACGGCGGGCAACGAAACGGTGCTGTCGATGGTGCGCGCGGGCCTGGGTTCGGCGATCCTGCCCCGACTCGCCGTCCACAGTGCCGACATCGGCTCCGATGCGTCGCTGCGCGTCCACGACCTCAAGCCAGGTCTCCCGCCCCGCGAGATCTTTCTGCTCTGGCAGGCACACCGCACTCACTCCCCGCTCGCGGCACGGGCGATCGAGATCGCCGTGGAGGTCGCGGGCAGGATCGCCGAGCGCGCGTGA
- a CDS encoding helix-turn-helix domain-containing protein → MGRKMNVLEDDGRPLTAFSISLRKLREQADNPTLTQLADKSGYSQPRLSELFNAKKVPAEDLLRDVVTALGGDADQWSERLQRLRAAEQDFHRATARDGDSPQAQIARLELENKKLRELTEQPGVVFAQALTAQDSASRRIQAAARLERRALNLLKTAQEEYHLLYERAPEAEERAAAIIADGAATAARLELRGRSRHDEIVTEAHSRADAIIAKAEDTAREMVQNAEKHSKDHRANTYASVNKTLKDIDQLRVEAEQAVRQATSQRASLEMRAKIEIERLVREAQQHLEKAGAGEQVRALDLLLLDFNITGSHAATRGRHARQPKPGRAALPNGSKPQLDLIAQPPRPGWTGWTLPQQRQ, encoded by the coding sequence GTGGGGCGCAAGATGAACGTCTTGGAGGACGACGGGCGCCCCCTGACGGCCTTCAGCATCAGCCTCCGCAAGCTCCGTGAGCAGGCAGACAACCCCACCCTCACCCAGCTCGCCGACAAGTCCGGATACAGCCAGCCTCGTTTATCGGAGTTGTTCAACGCCAAAAAGGTGCCGGCCGAGGACCTCCTCCGAGACGTCGTCACCGCTCTTGGGGGCGACGCGGATCAATGGAGTGAGCGACTGCAGAGGCTGCGAGCGGCAGAACAGGACTTCCACAGGGCGACAGCGCGGGACGGCGATTCACCGCAAGCCCAAATTGCTCGCCTGGAGCTGGAGAACAAAAAGCTGCGCGAACTCACCGAGCAACCCGGTGTGGTCTTCGCGCAGGCGCTCACCGCGCAGGACAGCGCGAGCCGCCGGATACAGGCTGCAGCCCGCCTGGAACGCCGCGCATTGAACCTGCTGAAGACGGCCCAGGAGGAGTATCACCTCCTCTACGAACGGGCTCCCGAAGCGGAGGAGCGAGCCGCCGCGATCATCGCGGACGGGGCGGCCACTGCCGCCCGGCTTGAACTGCGAGGCCGGAGCCGTCACGACGAGATAGTCACCGAGGCACACAGTCGTGCCGACGCGATCATCGCGAAGGCGGAAGACACGGCTCGCGAAATGGTACAGAACGCCGAAAAACACTCCAAAGACCACAGGGCCAACACCTACGCGTCAGTGAACAAGACACTCAAGGACATAGACCAACTCCGGGTCGAGGCCGAACAAGCCGTGCGGCAGGCGACGTCCCAGCGCGCCAGCCTGGAGATGCGCGCCAAGATAGAGATCGAGCGACTCGTACGCGAAGCCCAACAGCACCTGGAGAAGGCAGGCGCCGGCGAACAGGTGCGCGCACTTGATCTCCTCCTCCTGGACTTCAACATCACAGGAAGTCACGCCGCCACTCGAGGCCGCCACGCCCGCCAACCCAAGCCCGGACGCGCGGCCTTGCCGAACGGCAGCAAGCCCCAACTCGATCTGATCGCGCAACCGCCACGCCCCGGTTGGACGGGATGGACCCTTCCGCAACAGCGACAGTGA